A region of the Neomicrococcus lactis genome:
AAGACCTCGAGCCATTGTTCGCGGCCATCATGAAGCACATCCCAGCGCCTAAGTACAACCCTGAAGAAGTTCTCCAGGCACACGTCACCAACCTTGACGCTTCGCCATTCCTGGGCCGTTTGGCTCTCTTGCGTATCTTCAACGGCACCCTGAAGAAGGGCCAGCAGGTTGCTTGGGCCCGCCAGGACGGCAACATGAAGACCGTGAAGATCACCGAACTTCTTGCAACCCGTGGTCTTGACCGTGTTCCAGCCGAATCCGCTGGCCCCGGCGAAATCGTTGCTGTTGCTGGTATCGAAGACATCATGATTGGTGAAACCCTCACCGACATCGACAACCCGAAGCCACTTCCGCTGATCACCGTGGATGATCCTGCGATCTCCATGACCATCGGTATCAACACCTCTCCTTTGGCCGGCCGCGTCAAGGGCGCCAAGGTCACCGCTCGCCAAGTCAAGGACCGTTTGGACCGCGAGCTCGTGGGTAACGTGTCCCTCAAGGTTCTTCCAACCGAGCGTCCGGACGCTTGGGAAGTTCAGGGCCGTGGCGAATTGGCACTGGCCATCCTCGTGGAGCAGATGCGCCGCGAAAACTTTGAACTCACCGTGGGTAAGCCACAGGTTGTGACCAAGGTGATTGACGGCAAGGTCAACGAGCCAATGGAACACATGACCATTGACGTTCCTGAAGAGTTCTTGGGCGCTGTCACGCAGCTCATGGCCGCTCGTAAGGGCCGCATGACCTCCATGACCAACCACGGCACCGGCTGGGTCCGTATGGAATTCACCGTTCCTGCTCGTGGCTTGATCGGCTTCCGTACCAAGTTCTTGACGGAAACCCGCGGCGCTGGCATCGCATCGTCCTACTCCGGTGGCTACGAGCCATGGACCGGTGACATCGAATACCGCATCAACGGTTCTTTGATCGCTGACCGCGCCGGTGTGGCAACGCCGTTCGCCATGATCAACTTGCAGGAACGTGGCACGTTCTTCGTGGAGCCAACCTCTGAGGTGTACGAAGGCATGATCGTTGGCGAGAACTCTCGCGCGGATGACATGGACGTCAACATCACCAAGGAAAAGAAGCTCACCAACATGCGCTCTTCCACGGCTGATAACTTCGAAGGCTTGACGCCTCCTCGTAAGCTCACGCTGGAAGAGTCCCTCGAATTCGCTCGCGAAGACGAGTGCGTTGAGGTTACTCCGGAAGCTATCCGCATCCGTAAGGTCATCTTGGACGCTAACGGACGCAGCAAGGCTGCTCGTCAGCGCGCCCGTAACTAATTACGGACACCACTGACTACGCTGGTGTCTATGTCTTCTAAGCCGTCAACCGCCTTCGCCACAATCCTTTATTCGATTGTGTGCGGGGCGGTTGCCGCTTTAATTGGCACTATTTTGCACGCGCAGATTCTCTACGTGGGCGATTTTCCCATCACGTGGGGCACTGTTGTCTCCCTTGTAGCCGCAGGCATGCTGTTTACCTACGTGGGCCTCAAGAGCGGCCGCATTTGGGGCGCAGCCTTGA
Encoded here:
- the typA gene encoding translational GTPase TypA, translated to MSDFSSEANTAVRDDLRNVAIVAHVDHGKTTLVDAMLGQTGAFSDHGEKEERVMDSGELEREKGITILAKNTTVFYSGPSAEGKDITINVIDTPGHADFGGEVERGLSMVDGVVLLVDSSEGPLPQTRFVLRKALAAKLPVILVVNKTDRPDARIDGVVSDSMDLLLGLASDLADEVPDLDLDSVLDVPVVYASGKAGRASLEKPADGTLPKDEDLEPLFAAIMKHIPAPKYNPEEVLQAHVTNLDASPFLGRLALLRIFNGTLKKGQQVAWARQDGNMKTVKITELLATRGLDRVPAESAGPGEIVAVAGIEDIMIGETLTDIDNPKPLPLITVDDPAISMTIGINTSPLAGRVKGAKVTARQVKDRLDRELVGNVSLKVLPTERPDAWEVQGRGELALAILVEQMRRENFELTVGKPQVVTKVIDGKVNEPMEHMTIDVPEEFLGAVTQLMAARKGRMTSMTNHGTGWVRMEFTVPARGLIGFRTKFLTETRGAGIASSYSGGYEPWTGDIEYRINGSLIADRAGVATPFAMINLQERGTFFVEPTSEVYEGMIVGENSRADDMDVNITKEKKLTNMRSSTADNFEGLTPPRKLTLEESLEFAREDECVEVTPEAIRIRKVILDANGRSKAARQRARN